Within the Polymorphobacter megasporae genome, the region AAAGGCAACGACGCGACGGCGATCGGCGTCGAGCGCTATGTCGGCCACCTGCTGCGGCGCGCTTATGCCGTGGCTCGTAAGAATTCCTCGGCGGCGCTCGCCGACCTCGGCGACCTGTCGCCGGTCCAGGCAACGGCGCTGATTACGTTGGCAAGCGGCGCGCTGACCCAGGCCGAGCTGGGCCGGCAAATCGGGATGGAATCCGCCAACACGCATACGCTGATCAAGCGGATGGTCGCCGCGGGGCTCGTCGCAACGCGCCCCGATCCAGCCAACCGGCGACTGCTGCTGGTCGACCCGACCGCCGCCGGGCAGGTGATGACGAGCAAGGTCGAAGCGAGGCTCGCGGGTTCGACCGAGCAAACGCTCGCACCGCTTACAGCCAGCGAGCAGGCCGTGTTGATCGACATGCTACTGCGGATCATCGCCGACTGAGCACCCGATTAGAAGGGCGGTGCCTGCACACGGGATCGGCTTACCCAGACCGGATATAAACCAGGCGCTCGCTAAGGTCGGTCAGCTGAGAGGACGGCCCTCAGAATCGATTCTGAACGCCGCTGTCCATACGCATGGCCGTAGGCGCTCGATGTGATGGCAACAACCATATTGCGGCTCGGTATGACGTAAATCTTGTTGCCGCCGTTACCCGACGCGAATGATACCGCGACGGGCTTGCCATCGATCTGTTGGACCTTCGAATACCAGAAATAGCCATAGCCGTCGGCATACGGGTCGCTGGCGGAGATCGCGATTTTGGGCGCGAGCGCGTCGCGTATCCGACCCGCACTTATTATCCGGTGCCCTCGGTACCGACCTTCTCCTCGCACCATCTCGCCGATCGCGGCGAAATCGCGAAGCGTGAGAGACAGGTTCCCCTGGCCTTTCGTATAACCGGCAGCATCCGATGCCCATTGCCACCGATGAATGCCCAGCGGATCGAACAGCGATGTGCGGGCAAATTCAGCCATCGACCGACCGGTTGCTTTCGCTACTATGACGCCGGCAGTATAGGCGGTGAGAGAGTTGTAGTGATATTGCGTCCCCGGCGGCTCGGCCCGTGGAACCGAACGCAGAAACAATAGTGGATCCGACGCCGCATCGAGTTTGTCTTCGTTGCCTGGCGATGTTGGATCCGCATCGAAAGCGGCGAGGCCGGACCGCATCGTCAGGACATCCCTCAGGGCAACGTCGCCGATCGCACTGCCCTCGGCTTCTGGCCAATAGGTTGAGACCGTGTCCTCCACGCTACGTATCTTACCTCGGTCGATCGCTATTCCGACCAGAAGCGACGTAACGCTCTTTCCGGCGGAGCGAATGTCGTGGAGGTCGGTCGCTGTTTCGCCATTGTAGTAGCGCTCCGCGATCGCTCGTCCATGGCGGAGCACAACGACCCCGCGCAGATCGAGATGTTCGTCATGATCGAAGACTGCAAGCGCCTGAGTGATAGCGGGAT harbors:
- a CDS encoding MarR family winged helix-turn-helix transcriptional regulator, coding for MASTRRSQIGKGNDATAIGVERYVGHLLRRAYAVARKNSSAALADLGDLSPVQATALITLASGALTQAELGRQIGMESANTHTLIKRMVAAGLVATRPDPANRRLLLVDPTAAGQVMTSKVEARLAGSTEQTLAPLTASEQAVLIDMLLRIIAD
- a CDS encoding serine hydrolase domain-containing protein, with the translated sequence MRPFKFASVAIGAIGLCAAAPIPQHDPAITQALAVFDHDEHLDLRGVVVLRHGRAIAERYYNGETATDLHDIRSAGKSVTSLLVGIAIDRGKIRSVEDTVSTYWPEAEGSAIGDVALRDVLTMRSGLAAFDADPTSPGNEDKLDAASDPLLFLRSVPRAEPPGTQYHYNSLTAYTAGVIVAKATGRSMAEFARTSLFDPLGIHRWQWASDAAGYTKGQGNLSLTLRDFAAIGEMVRGEGRYRGHRIISAGRIRDALAPKIAISASDPYADGYGYFWYSKVQQIDGKPVAVSFASGNGGNKIYVIPSRNMVVAITSSAYGHAYGQRRSESILRAVLSADRP